gaagtcgtacacgtcgttcgtatgaagccctattatgagagggaatgaaagcgctccctttttctgtttgcctccctccatcgcgcatcgggacgatgcgtatttcgaagggggactaatgccacagagactgtttacaatatcggacattatgaaaaatcagcgtccacagtcttgtgcgcactcttgcttggggccgcacgactcatgcctcttgttcgcaggcacgagccagtgtgggatggagctgcgaagaagaagaaggtgcgtgggcagaggaacagttttagatgcggaagcatcttatactcgcgccttgtagtgcgccgtccgcgccgtccgcgccgtccgcaccgcttctcgaacattcgacagctgacgcgcgcgcatgcgccgtcgcgccgtcgcccaccatctgtgccgcgcacgcttctccttcgagaacattcgacagctgacagcgcatgcgccgtcgcgccgtcgccatctgtgccgcgcgcgcgcttctccttcgagaacattcaacagctgacagtgcatgcggcgtcgcgctgtatatatactcaaggtcggcgctcgctcgctcagttgccgctcgtcggttggtttgtacggcgcgtcgacgtccaaggtcgcggtgaaatgaattccaacgaatccacaaacacaatgatcgacgtcccttcgaccagcgccgtcctttcgcatacgtgtgtacgtgttcactcatttaacaccccttcctacaaccacgttaaccaatttagccatcgacccaagtaagtcgcaatttaacaccccatttcacaaccacgttaaccaatttagccatcgacccaagtaagtcgcactttaacgccccgttaaccaattatatgctccgcatcctcctcagtgttcccccgagggaagctgcgggcaatttttttgtttttggaacgctctagcggactcttccatcttttcgcacataattttcagggaaCAAGTTCGCCCATATTAAACCAGTTTTTGACTTttcctctcttgcacccgttacaatattgtggttttggggcattaaaccccaGGTATTATTTTGTACCAAACACAAACATACTACAGCTTTGACGCAGTGTATGAAGGCCGTAAATGGTGCATATATTCTTCAAAAACAGTTTCACTGCTGCAGACACCAGATTACCTCAGCTACCTGAGACTGTGACTCACTGCTGACTTCTAGCAAAGAAGTATTTCGCCAACGCTTTCCTTACGTCTTCACCGTTTTTGCTAGACGCGTCCGATGTACAAGTTGGCTGCTCGTAAGCAGCATTTCACAATGCTACTTCTTGTTCCCAATGTGGTTCTACGTGTTCCTGAAAACCTTCACAGATGTTATGAAGAACACAACATGCCTTAATAACCAGGGCAGTGGTGGCGAGCTTGCACCCCATGCGTTTCATAATGAAacgaaacctggctttcaaacaGCCAAATGCATTTTCTACAATCCTTCTGTTCTTTGACAGATTATAGTTGTACGCCATTTTTTGTGTGTCAGGCTGTGCATTCGCATATGGTTTCTGCAGGTTTGGCGATAGAGAAAATGCCTGGTCACACAGCACTATTGGAGTCACACAAACTCCTTCGATTGTTGCTGTTGGGCGTTTGAAAGATCCGCTTTCAATAGCTTTGCAGAGTGCGGATCTTCCGTACACAAACGAGTCGTGGCACCGCCCTGGGGAGCCGACGTTTGTGTACCTGAAGCGGTACCGGTGGTCCACTAGAGCCAGCAAGATCATGCTATACGTGCAAATATAACAGCAATATTGCAGTCAGTACTGCTAAGTATCCAGAAAACTTTCCAGTCACACGCCAACATATTTCATTTGAAACACGTAGCATCGACTGTTAATAAACGAATGCACTAAACGTAAAGACAATTTAATGAACGATGAACAGGCCTTCCCAACTTACCAGCCTTTGCAATCGTAGTAGTCCGAAGCATATTTCTTTGGCGGTGACACTGGAAAGTGGCAGCCGTCGAGCGCCCCAACACCTTGTGGGAATCCTGTGACTGCAAAAAATTCCCTCATATGCTCCTCCATGTCGGTTGGCGAAGGCATCTTCACCCAGTCGTCCTCCAGGTTTTTCAGTACGGTCGTACAGAACTCTTTGTAGAGCAAGTTCACAGTAGAGCGGCCAACCGCGAACAATTCGGCGATGGTGCGGTCTTCGGCAGCAGAGCACAAGCGGTAGAGTGAGACGGCTACTCTTTTTACTACTGATATTGCCTCTCTCATCGTTGTGTCCACCCGCTGCATGTCGGTACGACACGACTCCACAATGTAACGAAACGTGGCAGCCGAGACGCGAAAgcaccctttgaagtatgcttcCCCAATATTTGGTAGCGTTTCTTCAAACCAGTGCTGACTACGACGGAAACACCACCGAGATCGAGGCGTTGGGCTCAGCAAAGACGCTGCAGCGATCAGGTTGAAATGGTTTGATATTAATTGAAGTTCAATGTCCTGAAGCTGGCGCATAATAACTCGTCTCTGATCCAAAATTATTCGCTCTTGAGCACGATGCTTTGCACGGAAACACACAAGTGCTGCCGTGAAAAAACGAACTCTGCGAACATCTTCTTCGAAGAGATGCGACAGGTGCGatgcgacaggcgccattttctatttgcgctgtggatctgactagtgttggcttaggttgctacggccggctgcaacgttgtaaaacaaagcaagaaactaaaacttaggacagcgtaatacACTTATTTTTACATTtaatgattatctgatgtgtatgaagcttgtaaatgcttcttcatttttttattgctattcactcaatgctcacttgcaaggtgctgtgatcgacatcatcaagtcaaatgtcattcactTTGGACATGTAGCAGTACCGCCgaaaaaaatgtcattcgggaactgaatgcCTACGCCACCGAATGTCATTTTTTGTGCCCGTGTGGCACGTGTATGAATGATgatagaggagcttgctcggcgGCGCACGGTGCATTTCTTGGTGAGACCATGTCGGCAAGAAGGCTTGTTAACGAGCAGGTGCGTGATGTCTACATCGAATGCCGCGTCGGTGGGCTAGTTCCACGACGGGCACTGCAGAGTGTTGGCCACATCGAATGGCACGTTAGTCACCTACCTCTTTTATGCCGTATTGGCCATTGCTGCAAGTCAAATGCCTAATgctcataaatggcagacgtggagACAACAGGCGTTCTTCAACagggttgagagcaggcaggtgaggggCTTGGGAGGATGTCGGTACCTGTGCGTTAAACTCATCGTAGAAACTCGCCACGTGTCGCCGTGACGAGCGCGCGGGCCACCGAAAACCgatgatggatggatgtatccggctgtgccctttagaaaGAGTGGTAGCTCACGCCGCCTAGCTTATTAAGTACTATCACTACGTGTTGAAGGTTTGAATTTCACTCGCGTTCTGATTGtagccgatgatgatgatgatgatgatgatgatgtttgcgGTTGTCCCGTTTCTATCAGGTTGGTACCTTGCGGTGTCTTGACCGGAACGATAAAAGAAATGAAAGCCTTTGGGTGGTGGCGCGCCATCCAGTGAGAATTGTTGGAATCACCGTGAAACGAGCGAAGCGGCAACCGGAGAAGTGTGCACAATGACAACACGGGtcgtggcctccgaaatggcgggCACGTGACGTGTTGCTCTCCTGCCGTCCTATTCACCACGCTTCCCAGCAAAAC
The sequence above is drawn from the Rhipicephalus microplus isolate Deutch F79 chromosome 3, USDA_Rmic, whole genome shotgun sequence genome and encodes:
- the LOC119169805 gene encoding uncharacterized protein LOC119169805, producing the protein MQRVDTTMREAISVVKRVAVSLYRLCSAAEDRTIAELFAVGRSTVNLLYKEFCTTVLKNLEDDWVKMPSPTDMEEHMREFFAVTGFPQGVGALDGCHFPVSPPKKYASDYYDCKGW